The following are encoded together in the Dehalococcoidia bacterium genome:
- a CDS encoding patatin-like phospholipase family protein, protein MAIQFRNLVFEGGGMRGIAYVGAMRVMEQRGALKHISRVGGTSAGAINALVYALGYDIAEQGQIMAATDFRKFRDHSWVGGDIRRLVKNFGWYKGDSFADWIGGLIEKKLGKQEATFQDLKNAGRPDLYIVGTNLTTGFAEVFSNERHKDMPLAVAVRISMSIPIFFASMRQGLRKDVYVDGGVVMNYPVKLFDREKYIDVKNEAYAGLPTEYYNQQNVSFAREKPGRSPYIYNRQTLGLRLDTREEIGLYRYDEPPKDKPIQGFRDYAAALIGTLMRVQENQHLHSDDWQRTLYIDTLDVGTTDFGLTEERKAALIQSGSDCAEKYFTWLEDPAQSPKNRVG, encoded by the coding sequence ATGGCGATACAATTTCGCAATCTGGTTTTTGAAGGCGGAGGGATGAGGGGGATTGCTTATGTGGGGGCCATGCGCGTCATGGAGCAGCGCGGCGCTCTCAAGCATATCTCCAGAGTCGGTGGAACCAGCGCCGGAGCCATCAATGCGCTGGTATACGCCCTCGGCTACGATATCGCCGAGCAGGGGCAGATCATGGCCGCGACGGATTTCAGGAAGTTCCGCGATCATTCCTGGGTGGGGGGAGACATCCGGCGTCTGGTGAAGAACTTCGGCTGGTACAAGGGCGACTCCTTTGCCGACTGGATCGGCGGCCTGATCGAAAAGAAGCTGGGCAAGCAGGAAGCTACCTTTCAGGACCTCAAAAATGCCGGTCGTCCCGATCTTTATATTGTCGGAACGAACCTCACCACCGGGTTTGCCGAGGTCTTTTCCAACGAACGTCACAAGGATATGCCGCTGGCTGTTGCGGTGAGAATCAGCATGTCCATCCCCATATTCTTTGCCTCGATGCGCCAAGGCTTGCGCAAGGATGTGTATGTCGATGGCGGCGTGGTGATGAACTACCCGGTGAAACTCTTCGACCGGGAAAAGTATATCGATGTGAAGAATGAAGCCTATGCCGGATTGCCAACCGAATACTACAACCAGCAGAACGTGAGCTTCGCGCGGGAGAAGCCGGGGCGAAGCCCTTACATCTATAACCGGCAGACGCTGGGATTGCGCCTGGACACCCGCGAAGAGATCGGCCTTTACAGATACGATGAGCCGCCCAAAGACAAGCCCATCCAGGGATTCCGCGATTATGCAGCTGCCCTGATCGGCACCCTGATGCGTGTTCAGGAGAACCAGCACCTTCATTCGGATGACTGGCAGCGGACGCTTTATATCGATACCCTGGACGTAGGCACAACCGATTTTGGTCTGACAGAGGAAAGGAAAGCAGCGTTGATTCAGTCCGGCTCCGATTGCGCCGAGAAGTATTTCACCTGGCTTGAGGACCCGGCCCAGTCACCCAAAAATCGTGTTGGCTGA
- a CDS encoding Arc family DNA-binding protein, whose product MPTITVKNIPSDLYERLKQSAAENRRSINSEVIVCIEREVQVRKHENIDDLLAKARKVRGKTSGQVLTDEKFTELKALGRQ is encoded by the coding sequence ATGCCTACTATCACTGTTAAGAACATCCCCAGTGATCTATACGAACGCTTAAAACAGAGCGCAGCAGAGAATCGGCGCAGCATTAACAGCGAGGTCATTGTCTGCATTGAGCGGGAAGTACAAGTCCGAAAGCACGAGAACATCGATGATCTTCTGGCCAAAGCTCGTAAGGTTCGGGGGAAAACCAGTGGACAAGTGCTTACGGATGAAAAGTTCACTGAATTAAAGGCGCTGGGCAGACAATGA
- a CDS encoding Fic family protein, producing MLEWDTETVIQLSRADLAVGTLSGLGETLPNPHLLIYPFIRREAVLSSRIEGTQSSLSDLLLFEATRVEKQRDVKEVQNHVRAMEYGLQRLNELPLSLRFIRELHGILMDGVRGDHATPGEFRRSQNWIGSPGATLNEATFVPPPPEEMLQCLDQLEKFLHSESRMPPLVEAALVHYQFESIHPFLDGNGRIGRLLVTLLLCQRNILSKPLLYLSAFFERHRREYYDLLLKVSSTGSWREWIGFFLRAVATQSEDAVLRSRHLLELHRAYSQMARDRHLPPTAGQLIELIFMKPVLNAKTAQEFLKVSYPSAQYALTSLEKAGILTEITGRKRDKAYSANEILKALDGDNE from the coding sequence ATGTTGGAATGGGACACTGAGACTGTAATCCAGCTGTCCAGGGCTGACCTGGCAGTAGGCACGCTTTCGGGCCTCGGAGAAACATTGCCCAATCCGCACCTGCTGATCTACCCCTTTATCAGAAGAGAGGCAGTCCTGTCTTCGCGAATCGAGGGCACGCAATCGTCGCTCTCTGATCTGCTGCTGTTTGAGGCGACCCGGGTAGAAAAACAGAGAGATGTCAAGGAAGTCCAGAACCATGTACGCGCCATGGAATACGGGCTGCAGCGGCTCAATGAACTGCCGCTGAGCCTTCGGTTCATCCGTGAACTGCACGGCATCCTCATGGATGGCGTGCGTGGCGACCACGCCACTCCAGGTGAATTTCGCCGGTCTCAGAACTGGATCGGAAGCCCCGGGGCAACTCTGAATGAGGCTACCTTTGTCCCTCCTCCGCCGGAGGAGATGCTCCAATGCCTTGATCAGTTGGAGAAGTTTCTTCACAGCGAATCCAGAATGCCGCCATTAGTTGAGGCGGCGCTGGTACATTACCAGTTTGAATCGATTCATCCCTTTCTGGATGGCAACGGTCGTATCGGTCGCCTGCTGGTTACTCTGCTGCTTTGCCAAAGAAATATTCTCAGCAAACCGTTGCTTTACCTGAGCGCCTTCTTTGAACGGCATCGTAGGGAGTATTACGACCTTCTCTTGAAGGTGAGCAGTACAGGTTCCTGGCGGGAATGGATCGGGTTCTTCCTGAGAGCTGTAGCCACTCAGTCAGAGGACGCGGTATTACGGTCAAGGCATCTTCTGGAGCTTCATCGTGCCTATTCTCAAATGGCTCGAGATCGGCATCTGCCGCCAACTGCAGGGCAACTCATTGAACTGATCTTCATGAAGCCGGTTCTGAACGCTAAGACCGCTCAGGAGTTTCTCAAGGTGAGTTACCCATCAGCACAATATGCGTTGACTTCCCTGGAAAAGGCTGGCATCCTGACGGAGATCACCGGTCGTAAGCGAGACAAAGCTTATTCAGCCAATGAAATTCTGAAGGCTCTGGATGGGGACAACGAATGA